Proteins co-encoded in one Malus domestica chromosome 09, GDT2T_hap1 genomic window:
- the LOC103444076 gene encoding uncharacterized protein isoform X1 yields MMLKNMMEEKQLDLNQPLLSVRRYSPTVVSSEADDKRKADKSLPKLPPLPFYKSELKSGPVRHPGTVPFVWEQIPGRPKDERNSQTQGLERPATTPRLPPGRVSIAKKQALDKGSKRTTAAQSPTGHVLSNSKNDSTFDTKEVTKCDSSKEGMEDKDISDSEDGDETYLDALDALSRSESFYYNCSVSGLSGLDGPDVKPTGTFSTDPQTRDFMMGRFLPAAKAMASETPQYSTRKQPVAREQPICQEQPRGMKVASGNKQHPLNQYKPNDLPHNVQDITGDKSENEGMRAQAQLPISSVRSVRAKSSYASAYREAKNEHSGGDACEQRLMNGHQEAVIPKDKNDLKCESNQITKISECEKLDGSPVHRRHQGSNISPYRKECFHHEEKGFLGIPEKAKNFRETSSSGKYRKGHNNFREILATENIAEWKMGPGSPVVEKTLYIDSVHTVKSPNSNSHSSDTKGNIIQYRGNDNEIPEKSNEVKETPSAEFSLQDIEHLGDGNEKAIVPFQSLEFPDSSFLYWSGRSSKDDQTDMRNGSIFDQDSSRFASLKVVDQETVNLKSQHLEKSVHWKNCNGLTRDLITSTSEKLNDEKKSDLKGQQPRKSGTEESSHSHGQISITLTSSKVAYRGKIDLESRRLVKFGNQESARGHNSRLPLGPPLPKSPSESWLKRTLPSISSRSSSSQYSSGSQIYASGQPSKTSSLDPKWETIVKTSNTHHGHWRFSEDLLTPIPEA; encoded by the exons ATGATGCTAAAGAATATGATGGAAGAGAAGCAGTTAGATCTTAATCAGCCACTTCTGTCTGTAAGACGATATTCACCTACAGTAGTCTCCTCAGAAGCTGATGACAAAAGGAAGGCTGATAAGTCACTGCCCAAGCTACCTCCTCTTCCATTTTACAAATCAGAATTGAAATCAGGTCCGGTGAGGCATCCAGGTACTGTTCCTTTTGTATGGGAGCAAATCCCCGGAAGACCCAAGGATGAAAGAAATTCACAAACTCAGGGTCTTGAACGGCCTGCCACTACACCGAGGCTTCCGCCTGGAAGGGTTTCAATTGCTAAGAAGCAAGCATTGGATAAAGGTTCTAAACGCACTACAGCTGCTCAATCCCCAACTGGACATGTACTTTCCAATTCTAAAAATGATTCAACCTTTGATACAAAAGAAGTTACTAAGTGTGACAGCTCTAAAGAGGGGATGGAGGATAAGGATATTTCCGATTCAGAGGATGGTGATGAGACCTATTTAGATGCACTTGACGCACTTTCGAGGAGTGAATCATTCTATTATAACTGTAGTGTAAGTGGTTTGAGTGGACTGGATGGTCCAGATGTCAAACCAACTGGAACCTTCTCGACAGATCCACAGACTCGCGATTTCATGATGGGTCGGTTCCTGCCTGCAGCAAAGGCTATGGCTTCAGAAACACCTCAATATAGTACCAGGAAGCAACCAGTTGCTCGAGAGCAACCAATTTGTCAAGAGCAACCAAGAGGGATGAAGGTCGCCAGTGGGAATAAGCAACATCCACTTAATCAATATAAGCCAAATGATTTGCCACATAATGTTCAAGATATAACTGGGGACAAAAGTGAGAATGAAG GTATGAGAGCACAAGCGCAATTACCCATTTCTTCAGTTAGGAGTGTGCGAGCTAAATCTTCCTATGCCAGTGCTTACAGAGAAGCTAAAAATGAG CATTCTGGGGGCGATGCTTGTGAACAAAGATTAATGAATGGACATCAGGAAGCTGTGATACCTAAAGATAAGAATGATTTGAAATGTGAATCCAACCAGATCACCAAAATAAGTGAATGTGAGAAATTAGATGGGTCACCTGTACACAGGCGTCACCAGGGTAGTAACATATCACCCTACCGAAAGGAATGTTTTCATCATGAAGAAAAAGGTTTTCTTGGTATTCCTGAAAAAGCAAAGAACTTCAGAGAAACTAGTAGCTCTGGAAAGTATCGAAAAGGCCACAACAATTTTAGGGAAATATTGGCTACTGAGAATATTGCTGAATGGAAAATGGGCCCAGGGAGTCCTGTAGTTGAGAAGACTCTGTATATTGATTCTGTGCATACTGTAAAATCTCCGAATTCAAATTCACATTCCTCAGATACAAAGGGCAATATCATTCAGTACAGAGGGAATGATAATGAAATTCCTGAGAAAAGTAATGAAGTGAAAGAAACCCCTTCGGCAGAGTTTTCACTCCAAGATATTGAGCACTTGGGTGATGGAAATGAGAAGGCTATAGTGCCGTTTCAAAGTTTGGAGTTTCCTGACTCCAGCTTTCTATATTGGTCTGGCAGATCCAGTAAGGATGATCAAACAGATATGAGAAACGGTTCCATATTCGATCAGGATTCCAGCAGATTTGCAAGCTTAAAAGTGGTTGACCAAGAAACAGTCAACTTGAAAAGCCAACATTTAGAGAAATCAGTTCACTGGAAAAATTGTAATGGCCTTACTCGGGACCTTATTACATCGACAAGTGAAAAACTGAATGATGAGAAAAAGAGTGATTTAAAAGGCCAACAGCCTAGAAAATCAGGAACAGAAGAAAGTTCGCATAGCCATGGTCAGATTTCTATTACATTGACCAGCTCAAAAGTGGCCTACAGGGGAAAGATTGATTTAGAAAGTCGACGACTTGTGAAATTTGGTAATCAGGAAAGTGCCCGGGGCCACAATTCACGACTGCCTCTTGGACCACCTTTACCGAAATCTCCATCAGAGTCTTGGTTAAAGCGCACCTTACCTAGTATTTCCTCGAGGAGCTCGTCTTCACAGTATTCTTCTGGTTCACAGATTTATGCTAGTGGTCAGCCTTCGAAGACGTCCTCTCTTGATCCCAAATGGGAGACAATTGTTAAAACTTCTAACACACACCATGGACATTGGCGGTTTTCAGAG GACCTTCTGACACCTATACCGGAAGCTTAG
- the LOC103444076 gene encoding uncharacterized protein isoform X2, whose translation MMLKNMMEEKQLDLNQPLLSVRRYSPTVVSSEADDKRKADKSLPKLPPLPFYKSELKSGPVRHPGTVPFVWEQIPGRPKDERNSQTQGLERPATTPRLPPGRVSIAKKQALDKGSKRTTAAQSPTGHVLSNSKNDSTFDTKEVTKCDSSKEGMEDKDISDSEDGDETYLDALDALSRSESFYYNCSVSGLSGLDGPDVKPTGTFSTDPQTRDFMMGRFLPAAKAMASETPQYSTRKQPVAREQPICQEQPRGMKVASGNKQHPLNQYKPNDLPHNVQDITGDKSMRAQAQLPISSVRSVRAKSSYASAYREAKNEHSGGDACEQRLMNGHQEAVIPKDKNDLKCESNQITKISECEKLDGSPVHRRHQGSNISPYRKECFHHEEKGFLGIPEKAKNFRETSSSGKYRKGHNNFREILATENIAEWKMGPGSPVVEKTLYIDSVHTVKSPNSNSHSSDTKGNIIQYRGNDNEIPEKSNEVKETPSAEFSLQDIEHLGDGNEKAIVPFQSLEFPDSSFLYWSGRSSKDDQTDMRNGSIFDQDSSRFASLKVVDQETVNLKSQHLEKSVHWKNCNGLTRDLITSTSEKLNDEKKSDLKGQQPRKSGTEESSHSHGQISITLTSSKVAYRGKIDLESRRLVKFGNQESARGHNSRLPLGPPLPKSPSESWLKRTLPSISSRSSSSQYSSGSQIYASGQPSKTSSLDPKWETIVKTSNTHHGHWRFSEDLLTPIPEA comes from the exons ATGATGCTAAAGAATATGATGGAAGAGAAGCAGTTAGATCTTAATCAGCCACTTCTGTCTGTAAGACGATATTCACCTACAGTAGTCTCCTCAGAAGCTGATGACAAAAGGAAGGCTGATAAGTCACTGCCCAAGCTACCTCCTCTTCCATTTTACAAATCAGAATTGAAATCAGGTCCGGTGAGGCATCCAGGTACTGTTCCTTTTGTATGGGAGCAAATCCCCGGAAGACCCAAGGATGAAAGAAATTCACAAACTCAGGGTCTTGAACGGCCTGCCACTACACCGAGGCTTCCGCCTGGAAGGGTTTCAATTGCTAAGAAGCAAGCATTGGATAAAGGTTCTAAACGCACTACAGCTGCTCAATCCCCAACTGGACATGTACTTTCCAATTCTAAAAATGATTCAACCTTTGATACAAAAGAAGTTACTAAGTGTGACAGCTCTAAAGAGGGGATGGAGGATAAGGATATTTCCGATTCAGAGGATGGTGATGAGACCTATTTAGATGCACTTGACGCACTTTCGAGGAGTGAATCATTCTATTATAACTGTAGTGTAAGTGGTTTGAGTGGACTGGATGGTCCAGATGTCAAACCAACTGGAACCTTCTCGACAGATCCACAGACTCGCGATTTCATGATGGGTCGGTTCCTGCCTGCAGCAAAGGCTATGGCTTCAGAAACACCTCAATATAGTACCAGGAAGCAACCAGTTGCTCGAGAGCAACCAATTTGTCAAGAGCAACCAAGAGGGATGAAGGTCGCCAGTGGGAATAAGCAACATCCACTTAATCAATATAAGCCAAATGATTTGCCACATAATGTTCAAGATATAACTGGGGACAAAA GTATGAGAGCACAAGCGCAATTACCCATTTCTTCAGTTAGGAGTGTGCGAGCTAAATCTTCCTATGCCAGTGCTTACAGAGAAGCTAAAAATGAG CATTCTGGGGGCGATGCTTGTGAACAAAGATTAATGAATGGACATCAGGAAGCTGTGATACCTAAAGATAAGAATGATTTGAAATGTGAATCCAACCAGATCACCAAAATAAGTGAATGTGAGAAATTAGATGGGTCACCTGTACACAGGCGTCACCAGGGTAGTAACATATCACCCTACCGAAAGGAATGTTTTCATCATGAAGAAAAAGGTTTTCTTGGTATTCCTGAAAAAGCAAAGAACTTCAGAGAAACTAGTAGCTCTGGAAAGTATCGAAAAGGCCACAACAATTTTAGGGAAATATTGGCTACTGAGAATATTGCTGAATGGAAAATGGGCCCAGGGAGTCCTGTAGTTGAGAAGACTCTGTATATTGATTCTGTGCATACTGTAAAATCTCCGAATTCAAATTCACATTCCTCAGATACAAAGGGCAATATCATTCAGTACAGAGGGAATGATAATGAAATTCCTGAGAAAAGTAATGAAGTGAAAGAAACCCCTTCGGCAGAGTTTTCACTCCAAGATATTGAGCACTTGGGTGATGGAAATGAGAAGGCTATAGTGCCGTTTCAAAGTTTGGAGTTTCCTGACTCCAGCTTTCTATATTGGTCTGGCAGATCCAGTAAGGATGATCAAACAGATATGAGAAACGGTTCCATATTCGATCAGGATTCCAGCAGATTTGCAAGCTTAAAAGTGGTTGACCAAGAAACAGTCAACTTGAAAAGCCAACATTTAGAGAAATCAGTTCACTGGAAAAATTGTAATGGCCTTACTCGGGACCTTATTACATCGACAAGTGAAAAACTGAATGATGAGAAAAAGAGTGATTTAAAAGGCCAACAGCCTAGAAAATCAGGAACAGAAGAAAGTTCGCATAGCCATGGTCAGATTTCTATTACATTGACCAGCTCAAAAGTGGCCTACAGGGGAAAGATTGATTTAGAAAGTCGACGACTTGTGAAATTTGGTAATCAGGAAAGTGCCCGGGGCCACAATTCACGACTGCCTCTTGGACCACCTTTACCGAAATCTCCATCAGAGTCTTGGTTAAAGCGCACCTTACCTAGTATTTCCTCGAGGAGCTCGTCTTCACAGTATTCTTCTGGTTCACAGATTTATGCTAGTGGTCAGCCTTCGAAGACGTCCTCTCTTGATCCCAAATGGGAGACAATTGTTAAAACTTCTAACACACACCATGGACATTGGCGGTTTTCAGAG GACCTTCTGACACCTATACCGGAAGCTTAG